In Bos mutus isolate GX-2022 chromosome 10, NWIPB_WYAK_1.1, whole genome shotgun sequence, a single window of DNA contains:
- the GNPNAT1 gene encoding glucosamine 6-phosphate N-acetyltransferase: MKPDETPMFDPSLLKEVDWSQNTATFSPAISPTHPGEGLVLRPLCTADLNRGFFKVLGQLTETGVVNPEQFMKSFEHMKKSGDYYVTVVEDVTLGQIVATATLIIEHKFIHSCAKRGRVEDVVVSDECRGKQLGKLLLSTLTLLSKKLNCYKITLECLPQNVGFYKKFGYTVSEENYMCRRFLK; the protein is encoded by the exons ATGAAACCTGATGAAACTCCTATGTTTGACCCAAGTCTACTCAAAGAAGTGGACTGGAGTCAGAATACAGCTACATTTTCTCCAGCCATTTCCCCAACACATCCTGGAGAAGGTTTGGTTTTGAGGCCTCTTTGTACTGCTGATTTAAATAGAG GTTTTTTTAAGGTACTAGGTCAGCTGACAGAGACTGGAGTTGTCAACCCAGAACAATTTATGA AATCTTTTGAGCACATGAAGAAATCTGGGGATTACTATGTTACAGTTGTGGAAGATGTGACTTTAGGCCAGATAGTTGCTACAGCAACTCTGATAATAGAAcataaattcatccattcctgtGCTAAG AGAGGACGAGTAGAAGATGTTGTTGTTAGTGATGAATGCAGAGGAAAGCAGCTTGGCAAATT gttaTTATCAACCCTTACTTTGCTAAGCAAGAAACTGAACTGTTATAAGATTACCCTGGAATGTCTACCACAAAATGTTGGTTTCTATAAAAAGTTTGGATATACAGTATCTGAAGAAAACTACATGTGTCGGAGGTTTCTAAAGTAA